TCGCTGGCCGATTCGGGGACGTCGTAATGAAACTGCCCCATGCCGGGTAGCCGAAAATTGGGTGCGGGAATGCAAAATCAGGAAAGGGTTCGCCGCCGAGAAGGCATACTTCAAGGGTGGAATTGCTAACATAATCAACCAACGCGGGGTTGGCGACCAGACGGTTGCCCCAAGGCGTAAGGTTTGCCACATTACGCTCGAATGAAACGATTTCACTGACAACGACGGTTCGAGAATGCACTATTTGTTTGACGATGCCGGGGCGATGATGCGAACCGATTTTCCGCTCCCTCGGCGGAGCGGTAAGGTGCGTGATGTCTACGATCTCGGCGATCAATTGATGATTGTTAGCACGGATCGCATCAGCGCGTTCGATTTTATCTTGCCATCCGGAATCCCCAATAAAGGCTGCATCCTTACCTCGACCAGCAAGTTCTGGTTCGATCATCTCGACGTCCGGCACCACCTGCTTTCCACCGAAGTGCCGACGGCCCTTGCCGACCAGTTCGATATCGAGCCGTTGGTCGGCCGCGTCATGATTACCGAAAAAGCGTCGGTCGTACCATTTGAATGCGTCGTGCGAGGCTACTTGGAAGGAAGCGGACTGCTCGAGTACCAACGAACGGGCGTGGTCTGCGGCAACTCACTACCGCCGGGATTGCGGCAATGCGACAAGCTTCCCGAGCCGATTTTTACGCCGGCGACCAAGGCCGAAGAAGGTCATGACGAGAACGTCCGGTTTGAAAGAATGGTCGCTGATCTTGGTGAGGACTTAGCCAATACGCTGCGAGAAAAGAGTCTCGGCATCTACGGTGCTGCGTGCGAACATGCCCAGCGTCAGGGACTGATCATCGCCGATACCAAGTTCGAGTTCGGCTTGGTCAACGGCGAAGTCGTCTTGATCGATGAAGTGTTGACGCCCGACAGCAGCCGGTTCTGGTCCGCCGACGTGTATCAGCCTGGCCAGGCTCAACCTTCGTTCGACAAACAATTCGTTCGTGAATGGTTGTCAACGTGCGGGTGGGACAAGCAGTCCGATCCACCGATGTTACCGAGCGACGTGATCGAAAAAACGAAGTCGAAGTACGAAGAAGCGTACCGACGATTGACCCAGTAACCGTCGCCTAACGTAGCCCTGCGACTCCGCTGGCAGGGTGTACGATGTTTTCACATGAACTGCTTCGCAGTTCACATCCCGCAAGCGGAGTCGCGGGTCCACATCGAGTGCCCGAGTTTTGCAACTCGCTTACGGCAGCACATCACCTGCTAGCTCGATGCCGAAGGCCGTTTCTAACTTCGATCGATCAAACGCCAATACGATTCGGTGCTGGCCGGCCGACAAATTCAAATCGGCCAGTTCCCAAATCGGCGTTGGTTTTCCGTCGACCCACGCGTCGATGCCCTCGGCCGGCAACTTGACGGCGACGTTGCCGTCGTCCGACAGTTTGACATCGAATCGGATGAAGGACGTCGGTGGCGTTTGTTTGTGTTGTTGAAACCGATCCAATTCGGAAAGCGGGATCGTGCCGTTGACCGTCGCCGTCATCGGACGCCAAAGCATGTCGGGATCGTCACCGGCCACGGTGTCTGTGCTGGTTCGATTGAGCTTTCGGTTGGCTTCGGGTGAGAAAACCAGTGTCTCGAATGATCGCAGTAGTGACTGGGTTGAAACGGTGAACTCCGCCGTGCGTCCAAGCGCCGACATGAATGCGATCAGGTCGACCAATTCGGATTCGGTCAGCGAATCGACCAAGCCCGCGGGCATCAGCGACTTGCCCGGTTTTTCTTGTTCGATCGAATCGGCGTCGATACGCACTTCTTTCCCGTCCGCAAGACGCAATCGAACCGCTTCGTCGTCCTTGCCGATGACAATCCCGTTGATCAATTGGCCGTCGTCCGTCAGCACCGAAAGCGTCGTATAGCCTTCCTTGAGCTTTGCGCTGGGGTCGATCAGCGACTCGACGATGTAATCCAGTTGCGCGCTGCCGCCAAGGCTGATCAAGTTCGGCCCGACGACGGAGCCCGCCGAACCGATCGCGTGACAGTTCACGCACTGAAGCGCTGCGCGGCGATAGATCGCTTCGCCACGTTCGGCTGATCCGGTGGATTGAACTTTCGCGATGATCGACGACGACCACTCGGGCGAAAGTTTCCAGGACGCGTCTTGCAATTTACCCGCGGTAGCCAAAGCGCCTTCGATCGATGTGTTGCCGCCCGCCGCACGAACTTGCCCCACCACCATCCGCGCGACATCCGCGTCGATCGACACCCGTTCAATCGCGCTCGACAATCGACTGGCGGCTTCCTTTCGGTTGGCCAACTGTGCCACCCAGTCCCCAATTTGCTTCGCGGTGACTTTGTCGTCGGCCGACACCGCCGCAAGCATCGCAGCAATCCGCCCGATCGCTTCGCCGGGATTCCGCTTGACCATCGCGGCCACCGCAGCGATCCGAGTCGCCGCGTGTGTCGAATCCGCGAGCGTTCGGATCTTCGCGATGGCGGTCGGCGAATTCAGTGCGCCCAATGCCGCGACACTTTGGGATCGCAGTTCGTCGTTGCCGCTTTCAATCGCATCGAATAGCACATCTTCCAATGCGCGGACGTTCCATGCGGCGGCCACTGTCGTCACCGTTTCGGCCCAAGCCGAATCGCTGGTCAGCGTATCGACGTTTGTGACCAAGTCGCCGAGCACGGGACCGATGCCAGCCGGGATGATCTTGTCGCGTGTCGTCCGGTCGACAAGAGGGGCGAGCAGCGCGAGCGAGCGGGCCTTTTTGTCGACGAGTAAAATCTTTGCCAACCGGCCCAGTTGATCGGCATCACCCGCGCCGGCGATCGCATCGACCAGTGCACCCAAGGCTTCGCCGTCGGCAGATTGTGTTTGCAGGAATCGCAGCGCCGTTTCGGCAGCCGCAGGACTCGAGATGGCGGACACGGCATAGGCTAGCTGTGCGGGACGATCGGCCCAGTCGATCGGATCCAGAATCGAATCGCCGCCGTGATCCGCCGCATAAGTTTCCGCGATGGCGCGAACCGATTGCCAGATCGCAAAGTCCAGGTTCGCATCGATGCTATGGTCGGTTGCCGCCAAGACAGATGTCATCGCTTCCGTGCCCGAGAGTTGGCCGACCGACACGACCGCCTCCAATCGCGTCGTCGGTTCTGCATCGGACGTCAACGAGCGGGCGACCTTTTCGATGTGAATCCGCTGGGCAGATTCCGGGGCCATTCGCAATCGTTGTCGCCAGATGCTGCGCAGTGCAGCGCGGCGATACGCCGGATCAATCGCCGACAGTCGATCGAGTTCACCAACGACCTCGTCTGGTTTCGTCTCCGCCGCGACTTCGTTGATCCACAGCCATTCGTTCGTCCGCGTACTCGGCTTTTCCGCCGTCCATGATCGCATCGCCGACATCACCGACGCTTCGTCTCGGGACAGGCGTTTCCAGAGTTCTTGTCGAGCGAATTGAGCCACCGCCAATGAAGGGTCTTCCAACATCGTGATCAATTCACCGGTTGTCGCCGTCGAAAAATCGGGCCATGGGTCCAGCGGTCGACCATCGAAAGAGACTCGCCAAATGCGGCCGTGCGTTCGATCGCGACGAGGGTCGCGAAAGTCGACTTCACCATGTTGAATGATCGGGTTGTACCAATCGGCGACATAAAGCGCACCGTCGGGGCCCATGCGGGCGTCGATCGGGCGAAACGCGACGTGCGGCGTCGTGATGATCTCCGGTTGTTGGCGACTGATGTATCCACTGGCCGACGGCTTGATGCTGAATCGGCAAACGCGGTGCGACCTAAAATCGCTGGTCACCAGCGAACCCGCCCATTCCGGCGGGATATGAGTGCCCGACAAAATTTCCAACCCACAATGTTTTGGGCTGCCGGGGTTCATGCCGGCCAACCAACGCGACGCGCCGGGTGACGTGACAAATACCGCATCGGGGAACGTGTAGTTGATGCCTTCGAAAAATGCACCGTCGGTGACAAACGATTCGCCGTGCGTGTCGAAACTGTGTCCCCAAGGATTGATGAAGCCTTTACAGAAAATTTCCAATTCGTTTGTCGTTGGGCGATAACGCCAGATGCCGCCGCCGTCCAAATGCCGCGAACCGTCCAGCGTATCGACGTGGCTGTGGATATAGATCGATTGGTTGAAGTACACGCATCCGTCGGGACCGAACCGAAGCGTGTGAATCAGGTGGTGGGTGTCTTCCGTTCCAAAGCCCGACAACAGGACGCGGCGACGATCGGCGCGACCGTCGCCGTCGGTGTCTTCCAGATACAGCAGCCGAGTACTTTCGGCCACATACGCGGCGTGGGGGCCGTCGGGCAGTACGCCGGTCGGGATCAACAGTCCGTCGGCGAAGACGGTCGCCGAATCACTGACACCATCCGAATCGGTGTCGCGCAGCACGACGATCTTGTCGTTCGCTTCTTGGCCCGGTTCGATCTGCGGATACACTTCGCTGCTGGAGATCCAAAGTCCGCCCTTCGAATCGAAATTCATTTGAATCGGTTTGGCGATATCAGGATCGCCGCCGAACAGTTGGACCTGGGCGCCGTCGTGCAATCGCATCGCGGCAGCTTCGGCAACCGGATCGGGCGTCGGGATGTCTGTCAGGTCGTTTTGCCCCGACGCATCGCCGGCAAGTGAGGTTCCCAGCAATCCGGCCAGACAAAGCAGAGTGATCGGGTGGAAAGCGTTGCGTTGACACATGGTGGACCTGGCAAAACGGTGATCGGCGGGAAGCCCAGAGTATAGACGCAAACCGAGCGGACTTTGCGACCGACGATTCACGGGCATCGTTTGGCACAAGGCCGGGATCTCCGTCGCTTGCCAATGTTTGACCGGTGAACGCCTCACACCTAACCTTGGGAGAGAGTAAACTGGGTGTCTGCCCCGAACTCTTCTCTTCCCATGAAGTGTCGCGACGTTTTCCCCGTCGTGACGCACGGCAAAGTCGAAAAGGTAACTCGAATGCGATCGGTCGCTGCTACTCAACATTGCGAACA
The sequence above is a segment of the Rubripirellula tenax genome. Coding sequences within it:
- a CDS encoding phosphoribosylaminoimidazolesuccinocarboxamide synthase; translation: MHYLFDDAGAMMRTDFPLPRRSGKVRDVYDLGDQLMIVSTDRISAFDFILPSGIPNKGCILTSTSKFWFDHLDVRHHLLSTEVPTALADQFDIEPLVGRVMITEKASVVPFECVVRGYLEGSGLLEYQRTGVVCGNSLPPGLRQCDKLPEPIFTPATKAEEGHDENVRFERMVADLGEDLANTLREKSLGIYGAACEHAQRQGLIIADTKFEFGLVNGEVVLIDEVLTPDSSRFWSADVYQPGQAQPSFDKQFVREWLSTCGWDKQSDPPMLPSDVIEKTKSKYEEAYRRLTQ
- a CDS encoding PVC-type heme-binding CxxCH protein, which gives rise to MCQRNAFHPITLLCLAGLLGTSLAGDASGQNDLTDIPTPDPVAEAAAMRLHDGAQVQLFGGDPDIAKPIQMNFDSKGGLWISSSEVYPQIEPGQEANDKIVVLRDTDSDGVSDSATVFADGLLIPTGVLPDGPHAAYVAESTRLLYLEDTDGDGRADRRRVLLSGFGTEDTHHLIHTLRFGPDGCVYFNQSIYIHSHVDTLDGSRHLDGGGIWRYRPTTNELEIFCKGFINPWGHSFDTHGESFVTDGAFFEGINYTFPDAVFVTSPGASRWLAGMNPGSPKHCGLEILSGTHIPPEWAGSLVTSDFRSHRVCRFSIKPSASGYISRQQPEIITTPHVAFRPIDARMGPDGALYVADWYNPIIQHGEVDFRDPRRDRTHGRIWRVSFDGRPLDPWPDFSTATTGELITMLEDPSLAVAQFARQELWKRLSRDEASVMSAMRSWTAEKPSTRTNEWLWINEVAAETKPDEVVGELDRLSAIDPAYRRAALRSIWRQRLRMAPESAQRIHIEKVARSLTSDAEPTTRLEAVVSVGQLSGTEAMTSVLAATDHSIDANLDFAIWQSVRAIAETYAADHGGDSILDPIDWADRPAQLAYAVSAISSPAAAETALRFLQTQSADGEALGALVDAIAGAGDADQLGRLAKILLVDKKARSLALLAPLVDRTTRDKIIPAGIGPVLGDLVTNVDTLTSDSAWAETVTTVAAAWNVRALEDVLFDAIESGNDELRSQSVAALGALNSPTAIAKIRTLADSTHAATRIAAVAAMVKRNPGEAIGRIAAMLAAVSADDKVTAKQIGDWVAQLANRKEAASRLSSAIERVSIDADVARMVVGQVRAAGGNTSIEGALATAGKLQDASWKLSPEWSSSIIAKVQSTGSAERGEAIYRRAALQCVNCHAIGSAGSVVGPNLISLGGSAQLDYIVESLIDPSAKLKEGYTTLSVLTDDGQLINGIVIGKDDEAVRLRLADGKEVRIDADSIEQEKPGKSLMPAGLVDSLTESELVDLIAFMSALGRTAEFTVSTQSLLRSFETLVFSPEANRKLNRTSTDTVAGDDPDMLWRPMTATVNGTIPLSELDRFQQHKQTPPTSFIRFDVKLSDDGNVAVKLPAEGIDAWVDGKPTPIWELADLNLSAGQHRIVLAFDRSKLETAFGIELAGDVLP